Proteins from a genomic interval of Streptomyces sp. NBC_01445:
- a CDS encoding TetR/AcrR family transcriptional regulator, with the protein MAPSARSTSAADRPGMGLRERKKLKTRVAIRDATYRLITEQGYDATTVEQIAEAAEVSPSTVFRYFPTKEDIVITDEYDATLEAELRARPADESIVDSLKHVIAQAVYLGFDDDPEVSRLRTRLQVEVPAVRSRMMESMSVTGQLLCRVIGERTGRDADGLEVRVYAMALVGALMETTLYWAEHGHQEDLRDLMDRTLETFRNGL; encoded by the coding sequence ATGGCCCCCTCCGCACGCTCCACCTCCGCCGCCGACCGCCCCGGGATGGGCCTTCGCGAACGCAAGAAGCTCAAGACCCGCGTGGCGATCAGGGACGCGACGTACCGCCTGATCACCGAGCAGGGGTACGACGCGACGACGGTCGAGCAGATCGCAGAGGCCGCCGAGGTGTCGCCGTCCACGGTGTTCCGGTACTTCCCCACCAAGGAAGACATCGTCATCACGGACGAGTACGACGCGACGCTGGAGGCCGAGCTGCGGGCGCGGCCCGCGGACGAGTCGATCGTCGACTCGCTGAAGCATGTGATCGCGCAGGCCGTGTACCTCGGGTTCGACGACGATCCCGAGGTGTCACGGCTGCGGACCAGGCTCCAGGTCGAGGTGCCCGCGGTGCGCTCCCGGATGATGGAGTCCATGTCCGTCACCGGGCAGCTGCTGTGCCGGGTGATCGGCGAGCGCACCGGCCGCGACGCGGACGGGCTTGAGGTCCGCGTCTACGCGATGGCGCTGGTCGGCGCGCTCATGGAGACCACGCTGTACTGGGCCGAGCACGGCCACCAGGAAGACCTGCGCGACCTGATGGACCGCACGCTGGAGACGTTCAGGAACGGTCTCTAG
- a CDS encoding DHA2 family efflux MFS transporter permease subunit: MVTVTKQDSPQDSVQRDLRRWWALGALVASMLVLGFDMTILNVALPTIAADLGADTGQQQWMADSYVVVFAALMLPAGLLGDRFGRRRMLIAGLGVFLAGSLVGALASDVGWVIGARALMGVGAALVMPLALSVLPSLFAPDERTKAVGIISAASAVGMPLGPILGGWLLDHFWWGSVFLINIPMVAIGITACLFLLPETRDPASPRVDAVSTALTAAGLGALIYAIIEAPHHGWTDPVVLVLCAASVALVTALVLRERRSERPLLDLALLARRGFLLNTLAATLGMFVLSGLMFVLPQYLQAVLGNDALGTGVRLLPMMAGMLVAAKCAQPLVARFGPPAVISGALTVLAFAAFLGSRTTADSGYGFTALWLSIAGVGFSFALVPAMGAALSALPADRAGSGSGLLMTVRQVGGALGIALLGALLAGAYGSRLDTGGLTGPAADTAKDSVVAAHAVATKLGDHALASSANTAYVHGMSVVLLVVGVASLVTALLAAALLPRTAPATGVAPVPGDARE, from the coding sequence ATGGTTACTGTCACCAAGCAGGACTCACCGCAGGACAGCGTGCAGCGCGACCTGCGCCGGTGGTGGGCGCTCGGCGCCCTGGTCGCGAGCATGCTCGTGCTCGGCTTCGACATGACGATCCTCAACGTGGCGCTGCCGACGATCGCTGCCGACCTCGGCGCGGACACCGGTCAGCAGCAGTGGATGGCGGACTCGTACGTCGTCGTCTTCGCCGCCCTGATGCTTCCGGCCGGGCTGCTCGGCGACCGGTTCGGGCGGCGCCGGATGCTCATCGCCGGGCTCGGCGTCTTCCTCGCGGGCTCGCTCGTGGGGGCGCTCGCGAGTGACGTCGGCTGGGTGATCGGCGCCCGCGCGCTGATGGGCGTCGGCGCCGCGCTCGTCATGCCGCTGGCCCTGTCCGTGCTGCCCTCGCTCTTCGCCCCCGACGAGCGCACCAAGGCCGTCGGGATCATCTCCGCGGCCTCGGCGGTCGGCATGCCGCTCGGCCCGATCCTCGGCGGCTGGCTCCTCGACCACTTCTGGTGGGGCTCGGTCTTCCTGATCAACATCCCGATGGTCGCCATAGGCATCACGGCCTGCCTGTTCCTGCTGCCGGAAACCCGCGACCCCGCCTCACCTCGGGTCGACGCCGTCTCCACGGCGCTCACCGCGGCCGGTCTCGGTGCCCTGATCTACGCGATCATCGAGGCGCCGCACCACGGCTGGACCGACCCGGTGGTGCTGGTCCTGTGCGCGGCCTCCGTCGCCCTGGTCACCGCTCTCGTCCTGCGTGAGCGGCGCAGCGAGCGGCCGCTGCTCGACCTCGCCCTGCTGGCCCGCCGCGGCTTCCTGCTCAACACGCTCGCGGCCACCCTCGGCATGTTCGTCCTGTCGGGCCTGATGTTCGTGCTGCCGCAGTACCTCCAGGCCGTCCTCGGCAACGACGCGCTCGGCACCGGCGTACGACTGCTGCCGATGATGGCCGGGATGCTGGTGGCCGCGAAGTGCGCGCAGCCGCTGGTCGCCAGGTTCGGGCCGCCCGCGGTGATCAGCGGGGCGCTCACCGTCCTGGCCTTCGCCGCGTTCCTCGGCAGCCGCACCACGGCCGACTCCGGTTACGGGTTCACCGCGCTGTGGCTGAGCATCGCCGGGGTCGGCTTCTCCTTCGCGCTCGTCCCCGCGATGGGCGCCGCACTGTCGGCGCTGCCCGCGGACCGGGCGGGCAGCGGCTCGGGCCTCCTGATGACGGTGCGGCAGGTGGGCGGCGCGCTCGGCATCGCCCTGCTCGGCGCGCTCCTCGCCGGGGCGTACGGCAGCCGCCTCGACACCGGCGGCCTGACCGGCCCGGCGGCGGACACGGCCAAGGACTCCGTGGTGGCCGCCCACGCCGTGGCCACGAAGCTCGGGGACCACGCCCTCGCCTCGTCTGCGAACACCGCGTACGTCCACGGGATGAGCGTGGTGCTGCTCGTCGTGGGCGTCGCGTCGCTGGTCACCGCCCTGCTGGCGGCCGCCCTGCTCCCCCGTACCGCGCCGGCCACGGGCGTGGCCCCGGTCCCCGGTGATGCCCGAGAATGA